tactcatccttatgtcgttccaaacccataaggcTTTCGTTAttcttcagaaaacaaatgaagttTGTTAGCTATGGACAGCCATAGACAGCTATGCAACTGACACTTTGGTGCTTCAAAAAGCAGAAGAGATTGTAAAACGAATCAATATGAATTGAGCAGTTCAGTCTAAATTTCGCCATGGAATATCACTCGTTCGAATCAGCTAATCACATCTGTTTTAAGCAgtttttatcaaaaaaatcttcatttgtgttctgaagatgaacaaaagtcttacaggtttggaatgacatgagggtgttCATCTTtgcgtgaactatccctttaaatgtcctaatttaaCAAAGGCCTAATCTAAGCcccgtctgtgaaaccaggaGTAAATACAACAATAGAATACATGTTTGCGACGAGTTTCTCCTTCCTGTACCTGCGTCGTTTCACTGCCCCAGCCAGCAGGTGGGCCTGAGACAGGTGACTAGTTCTGTGGGTCTCTGAGGGTTTGGGTCCTGCCTTTTTCTCCGGCTCCTTCTTCTggctctcagtggctgccagcttCTGCAAAGCGCTGTGAGGTTCACTAGTTAAGGATAAAAATCACTGACGTACACTGACGGTGTATTTAAACTGTGAGAAAACTTCACCGCGACATGACAACCTACTTTCCGACCCTACTATCGTGGTAAGCCACTTGacaaatttttcttttatactGAATCTCTCTCATAAatctaaaattactttttgcAGAACTCCACTTTGACGGCACATAAACAGAGCTAAACCCACAGACAGATGAGGAAGCTACAATAAAGAGGGCAATCGCTCAAAAAAAGCCAAAGTCACACCAGAAGTCACCACAGCAATCAAACCTACGGTACTTCCTTTTTTCGTTTAGTTCATACAGATGGCCTAAAAAGGTGACACACTTACAGGTAAGACAGTTTAGTGCCTCCACGGGAGACAAATTCAGTAGAATTAGGGCACATTACTGTATTATTCTACAGATCATGGTTCTCAGCAGTGCTTTTAATGCAGTTATCAAGCCCTGAGAAAGGTTTCAGTTGCCACGACAACACATCCTCCAACATTCTATCTACAGGCATACCTGATTGGCAGAAGAGAAATGCTGATCGTATTAGAGGTTTCACGATAAGAAATCAATTGTAGGATGTATGATATGGATAAAGCATGATTTCAGTAGTTTAACACAACAAAACTGTGCTTATGTGGAACAATCTGCTTCAATTCATAATTCATTGTTACACACAAACAATGACACCGAAACAAAAGATGATTCAGTCCAGCATAAGATTCATTTAACTGATAATTTAacggaacactccaccgttttaaGTAATAGGGCTTATTCGACTTCTtttctacatttagatatgtgggcaaatgcactTATCTTAGTGCAGGTCGCtgctagcttagcataatgaatggaatcctatgttgccagctagcatgtcccaagaaaaagtgatccaaaaaaacaacaacacctgATTacttcttgtttttttgttcacttttactcgggacatgctagctggcaacataggattccactCATTATGCTAAACTAAGCTAGCgacgaccctgccaaactaaaggAATACATGCAGTGAGATAAAAATGCATTCGCCCACATATCTACTATATGTACtactttatgtttttattaccttttctggacatggacagtacagtgcGCATAGACTGcggtaataaaatataaataaactgtgttctgaagatgaacagaggtcttacgggtgtgtaacgacattagggtgagtcattaatgacatcaatttcatttttgggtaaactaaccctttaagacctgtTCAAACTTCAAACCAACAACTATCCCAGCAAACACAGAACATTCCCCTAACGTTAGTATATGGTTCCTGTTTGGTAATTTTTTGAGAACTAAACAATAACATTTTAGAAATTTTCTTTTtagattttcttttttgcaaCCGTAAAATAACATTCCCAGAACGTTGCAGGGAGGTTCTTTTTAAATAGTCTAAACAATAATTTATACAGAACATTTCCTAATAGTTATTTTTAGGTTATAACTTAGCATAAATTAACTAAAAGAAAATtgcagattattattttttttttttaaaggtgcagtgtgtaatatttatgaggatctattgacagaaatgcaatataatatctATACCTATGCTTTTTGGTGTTGTAGCATGATATATGCAGCTAAAATTTAGACAGGGCGCCTTTAAATCAactaaaaataacatgcataacGTTCCCTAATGATTATTTTAGGTTTAATAATCATGTAAAATAACCTTCCAATTAAAACATTGcagatgtttttatttaatgacCTATATAGAGCTCTGAAATTAGcttaatacagcatttttgttGAAATTAGATGAATCAAGCCAGGGTTAAACATAATGTGAAAAGCACAGAAATCATAAATTTGTGATTGTAAAATCATAGATTGTGTTGAAGAAATTTCTGGGAATGTTAGAGGAACCTTAGAATAACGCTaaagcaacaataaaataacattagGGGAATGTTAAAGTAACGTTAGAtactttatatacatatatatacttataacatttttataaacaTTCTATTTCTGTAAAGAAATCCTGgctaaaaaactttttaaaaaaactttaaaactttaaaaaaagaatgttcTAGGACCCAAAAATGAACGATCTATGAATCAAAAATTGTTATCTTGAATGGCTTAAGGTGCAGTAAgtgatttctgagaaacactgttAATATGTGAAATCTAgacccaaacaaacacactctacagaCATATTATTCATATGCCCTCGTAATCTTTAACCAAAATAACTTATAacgacatctcttctctgatgatgtatATACTGGCAGGAAAGacaaaaaagcaacaaaaaaaaaggcaggacaacctgtcactcccCTGAAATCACATCACTAGCAAACCACAAAGATTTAATCAATTCCCACGGACGAAATCAAATCCcaccatacattttttttcttgtttgagaagctcTAGGATATATGTCACAAACGAAAAGAAATGACAAACGCAACTACCATTATAAAGAGAATttttgagagagagaatttTTTGTGTGCCAGAGGTTCAGGGTTAAGCAGCTTAAGCGATAGATTGAAGCTcccgtctgtgtgaagactgtgCACGAGCGCCAAGAGATTGCTGTTGCACCCAgtatgatttaaaaaacaacacattCCAGCGCCAGATCGCATCTTATTTAACACAAATTGCTTATCAACTGAAGATTTTTTACATCCATGCCGCAAATTACACCACTGTTTACGATGCATTTCGCTACTTGTTCAGCCTCTTGCGCACAAGAGTTTTTATTCTAAACTGCTACTCGGAATTATTAATACGTTCTCATTcattcactctcatttttaGAAGTATTTCTATAGATTTAACAAGAAAGTGAATGGTTTTGCATGACAAGGTATCAGAAACGTCCATCTGTAAAACAAAGTCAACTTATTGAAACTGAACACACAGAGACTGTCTGTTTCCCAAACCATTTGCCAAGCCAGCATGCATTTCTGTCAGTGCGTCAGGTATCTCCTGGGGCTGTCTTGTGAGAACATGTACACTAACAAGGTACAAGAACTCTACTTTACTTTTCACCAGCCGTCATTGCGCTTGACAGTTGAAGCTTCTAACATCAGCTTAACGAAGGTGAACGTAGAGACAGACTCTAGGAGAGGAATTTGAGAATCCCtgtcaatttttttccagagtGCATGGCAGTAATATTGTATGTGCTTTAAGGTGCAAAAGGATATCCTGTATTCTTTTATCTCCTTAGCTTCCTCGTCCCGTCTGTGTTTCTCTATTAGAGACTGCTGCCGAGAGACTTCGTCAAGAAAGCTGCTCTCGTCTTCATCAAGGCCTTTAACCATGTTCTCTGTGGAGAAACACAATTAcagagttaaataaaaaaaagacttcTTTTTGAGGTCAGTTCCATTGTCTGTGAACGAGACCATCATGCTAGTAGATCAAGAAAAGCGGCCCTTGAAATCAACGGCAATAGGAGCAGCAATGGTCGCTAGGGAGACCGAGAGTGGGTTTGTCACCAGGGATACGGAGATGAAGCCGAAATGCTAAGATCATGCCAGTCTCCCATCAGCACCCGCAAGAACAGACCTGCTCTTGATCTCCATCGCTCCCATCTgttcacactcacagacacCCACCGACATGCTCAAACACACACCAGCGCACGCATGTTTTTGCGCAAACAGTGACGGATAAACCCCAAAATGAGGTCAAAAATAAATGGGAGAGGCAAGCCCCCTGAGACTGTGCGATGTGTGTCGTCTGAAAGATctgtttttgattaaaaaaataaaaggatgaATATGGGAGGAAAGCAGCATGAGTGCTTACTGAATTTGAACTGCTCATCATATTCTTCCTGTTTCTTGTCTTTCTGCTCTTGTAGCCTTTCGAACAGAGATCGAGGGTCATACTCCTCCTCAGGGGCCTCTGTGGTGCAATGAGAATGAACAATCAAAACTTGGCAGATGCAGCTGTGAAgaattaatgccttttgttaaTTTGTCTGATAAAGTAAACGTAAAAGTAAAGTCTAACCCTCCGGGTCATCTGGCTTGCGGACCTTCTCCCATTCTTCctgtctttttttccttttctcatCTAGTTCAGACTCTGACACAAACTTTCGGCTGAGGTCCACACCATCTGCCATGGCAGAACCTACACAACACATGTcgatataaattattatttatgagtTGCTCAccacatttatcaatatgttcAATCCATAAAAACTCACCTAAGTGTTGTTTAATCAGGATAAACGCTGTAGGTAGCTCATGAAGTCATCTGCAAGAGACTCTGTTCATAGATAGAGAATAAAAATatatgataattaaaaataaaatcattgcATCCATCATAAATTTATGCAGACATAATCCATCTAACTATACATTTGAATGTGAAgcacaatataaatataatttattctttaGGTCTATTTAGTGGATTTTTGTTCGAGCAATATCATTCTGCAAAGAAAGGTAAACACCGCCCCCTAGTGTTGGATTTGAACAGTTAAAGTAATAAATTCCAGATACAGACTGGCCTATTTCTTTAGCATATTTTGCTattaaaactaatttaaagTGCAAGTATAACGGCCAGTATAATGCATATGCAGATTATGCACCATACAATTTTGctagaaagagagagaacaaaaaaatattaataataataaaaaatgtatctcTCAAACCAGAGTTTATCAACACTTCTACTCTCAGAGCAAAATATGCATGATACAACCGTATCATATGAAGTACTATTATGATAGCAATAAAcatcaaaacaaaacagacatatCAAAACGACATATATACTGCCATTATGATTGAAAAATGTCAGTGACTCCATacgtttactttattttaaatttatgcGAGAAACACTGCAATAATACTCTGCAGTAGTATTTTCATGAGACAGCACCTCGGCTCCAGGGCCTGATATTGATCTGAAACCGAGCGTGCAAGGCTTTGATCGCAGTCACTGGTAACAAAAGCACTCATATTTTTACAGCTATTCgtttaacacacattatataagcCTAAAGTCGGTTTGTTTTATACAGCAGACAAATAATGACCGAAGTCAAAGAGACGaggaataaataattattttaaggaAATGGTATCAGATATTTACCTAGTCCGGTTTTGTGTCCTGGTAAAAGCGTCCCCGCAGCAATAGCTGCTAAGGGCACGTAGTTCCTACGCACGAACATTGACTTATGGGAAATGCAGTTTTCATGGTAAAGTTTTGCTTTCAAGAATAATTTGTCatatcattataataattatcatcatcattatttattattattatttgagtgtaaataatattattttttataaagtacAATTAATTGATTTACTTGTAAAACGGGGGGAAACTAAACGCGTATACTGCTATTTTTAATTACAAATGCTatagatatataaaaaaaagaaaatggttaaacaacatttgatttataaataataatttacaacTTGTTTACACAACGCTGTCTCTTGAGGCCGAATTTGGTATTTTTTACTGGTTGCTAGGAGGGGTTTGGTCCGTCAAGCATCATGTGCTGAAGATAGAAATATgcgacgacacacacacacatacacacacacaacgaaTCGTTCATTTGAGTCACATCTTTTTTTTCTATGAACCGAGTGAACCGGTTCACTACACCGATTTGAACGATTGGTCATGGTCATGAGTCGGTCGGACGAGAGAACGTTCTAAACAGAAAtcccatatttatttatttatttatttatttatttatttatttatttatttatttatttatttatttatttatttatttatttatttatttaatatcaaTACATAAACAAAGAATGATAAAAGaatcagaaaaagaaaaaaaggaaggagaaaaaaactaaaatgacaAGACAGGGGTATATAACTAATCAGAATAGATCACATCAAAGGAAAATATTAAAAGACTTACATatttgaattgtttttaaaacagcaaTCCTGTATGTGCCTACAGTGCCTACAACACGGCCACTTGATGACGCAATTACGTACTGACGTTAATAACAACTGAATCAGTTCTCTAAAATGAACTGTTCAAAAGAACCATTTCGCGGAAATGAGTCTGACTTCCCATCACACAGAGCGCTCATTGATCCTCTTGCTATTTATCTCACACGGATTCCAGTCAGTCAATCCTCCCACTTTTCAGTCAAGCGGTTACTGTCATGACCAAACACTAGCTGGATCTGTCTTTGTGTGTGGATCGACAAAATGTTGATTGTTGAAGTGGTTGTAAATGAGAGTACGA
The nucleotide sequence above comes from Pseudorasbora parva isolate DD20220531a chromosome 16, ASM2467924v1, whole genome shotgun sequence. Encoded proteins:
- the psme3ip1 gene encoding PSME3-interacting protein isoform X2, which encodes MADGVDLSRKFVSESELDEKRKKRQEEWEKVRKPDDPEEAPEEEYDPRSLFERLQEQKDKKQEEYDEQFKFKNMVKGLDEDESSFLDEVSRQQSLIEKHRRDEEAKEIKEYRSALQKLAATESQKKEPEKKAGPKPSETHRTSHLSQAHLLAGAVKRRSSSQSSEGSKKQKAEETVAGNGSQTEQEAVEPKSPRTDVNRTGVLHLPSAAVCVGILPGLGAYSGSSDSESSSDSEV
- the psme3ip1 gene encoding PSME3-interacting protein isoform X1: MADGVDLSRKFVSESELDEKRKKRQEEWEKVRKPDDPEEAPEEEYDPRSLFERLQEQKDKKQEEYDEQFKFKNMVKGLDEDESSFLDEVSRQQSLIEKHRRDEEAKEIKEYRSALQKLAATESQKKEPEKKAGPKPSETHRTSHLSQAHLLAGAVKRRSSSQSSEGSKKQKAEETVAGNGSQTEQEAVEPKSPRTDVNRTGVLHLPSAAVCVGILPGLGAYSGSSDSESSSDSEGIVDEIGSPIKRHRLFR